The following coding sequences are from one Gallus gallus isolate bGalGal1 chromosome 37 unlocalized genomic scaffold, bGalGal1.mat.broiler.GRCg7b 37_unloc1, whole genome shotgun sequence window:
- the LOC121108740 gene encoding uncharacterized protein LOC121108740 isoform X2: protein MSQQGDDRGSNCCRVSGKKWRGAVPRGWEQQPAGCQRSNRALQRTEGRNRDGRSFLPYRRMDPAHPWSGAGQGGKRKASAERGAEPNGKIYAKAVQEVLLERAHLQAGGLPTTAGPSTGGRPSPAVCPRSVSKSLAGCKRKGLEEAKPTAAQLPANKRVRGPSGDSVPAPAAHPGPAAARSSKLRARRRQEKERRGESMKAALRAAAARAEASAVNSLVEMMQKLQLKD from the exons ATGTCTCAGCAAGGAGACGACCGCGGTTCCAATTGCTGCCGTGTGAGTGGCAAG aagtggCGCGGTGCGGTTCCCCgcggttgggagcagcagccagcaggctgccagagatccAACCGCGCCTTGCAGCGCACAGAGGGACGCAACAGGGACGGACGGTCCTTCCTGCCATACAGAA GGATGGATCCTGCGCATCCatggagtggtgctgggcaagGGGGGAAACGGAAAGCCTCCGCAG AGAGAGGTGCCGAGCCCAACGGAAAGATCTACGCAAAAGCGGTGCAGGAAGTCCTTCTGGAGagagctcatctccaggctggaggGCTTCCTACaacagcaggtcccagcacagggggaagaCCTTCCCCTGCCGTGTGCCCCCGCTCTGTCTCCAAGTCCTTGGCTGGATGTAAACGCAAGGGCTTGGAAGAAGCGAAGCCAACAGCAGCGCAGCTGCCTGCTAACAAAAGAGTGAGGGGGCCGAGCGGAGACAGcgtgccagctccagcagcacaccctgggcctgctgcagcgCGGAGCTCCAAGCTAAGAg CGAGAAGACgccaagagaaagagaggagaggggaatcgatgaaggctgccctcagagctgccgCTGCACGTGCAGAG GCCTCCGCAGTGAACAGCcttgtggagatgatgcagaagctgcagctgaaggactga
- the LOC121108757 gene encoding uncharacterized protein LOC121108757 has protein sequence MSFCEDGPAVRRASIPTCTDTEERVAVWDAVAAYVQEHLLVQKGVWIPTFGSFDTISRDIRTEDGTVTLRWPVFHLSGNLIAVHHLKPRRESLPAHRKLEPLKSSEVAAAASVTWQTAQACIQSTVSLLSGCLKNGENVAVVFKDIGVLHIDGLTFHMKFYYDFLEKLSGKEKFRKALLKVSCSFLPPAPGQLLVPCKCCGAVSPPCLGLLVRPVPQLSQGRPTSSLFLPCRPPGCWTWWCPERHRWPPWHSLAASSSFPMRFAGKPTFIKRLSSDSLDGGKLRRIRSLLRKESSTSSLLPAIPGVPEEQKQPLTCQLQGQAETDSQEDLGRAPGTKHVSFREEEQEAEKAHRVAAVLKLPKANESFSNDSRPSSRAQSSPSQASQGTPSRLPLLACDSVRLLRRRAKKSRQKEPEEMEASTSQAEASQPQESSADRAGFLPPINEETQSPQRQPPNSKAPSRRKGTHYPR, from the exons ATGAGCTTCTGCGAGGATGGCCCCGCAGTGAGGCGTGCCTCCATACCCACCTGCACCGACACCGAAG agcgagttgccgtctgggatgcggtggccgcCTACGTACAagagcacctcctggtgcagaag GGGGTCTGGATTCCCACCTTCGGAtcctttgacaccatctccaGAGACATCAGGACTGAGGACGGGACAGTGACTCTGCGGTGGCCCGTCTTTCACTTGTCTGGAAACCTCATAGCCGTGCACCACCTCAAGCCCCGCAGGGAGTCCCTGCCAG cccataggAAGCTGGAGCCGCTCAAGAGCAGCGAGGTGGCCgcagctgcctctgtgacctggcagacAGCGCAGGCTtgcatccaaagcaccgtgtccctgctctctggctgcctgAAGAATGGGGAGAACGTTGCCGTTGTCTTCAAGGACATTGGAGTGCTCCACATCGATGGACTGACCTTCCACATGAAATTCTATTACGACTTCCTTGAGAAGCTGTCAGGGAAAGAGAAGTTCAGGAAAGCTCTTCTCAAGGTGAGCTGTAGCTTTCTACCACCagcacctggccagctgctcgTGCCGTGCAAGTGCTGCGGTGCCGTCAGccctccctgccttgggctccttGTGCGCCCAGTGCCTCAGCTGTCACAAGGACGTcccacatcctccctgttcctcccctgcaggccccctggctgctggacatgGTGGTGTCCCGAGCGGCACCGGTGGCCTCCCTGGCACTCTCTGGCTGCCTCGTCGTCTTTCCCAA TGAGATTTGCTGGCAAGCCAACCTTCATCAAACGCTTGAGCTCGGACAGTCTAGATGGAGGAAAACTCCGAAGGATAAGGAGCTTACTGCGCAAGGAGAGCTCTAcgtccag tctgctgccagccatccctggagtgcctgaagaacaaaagcagccgctgacctgccagctgcagggccaggcagaaACCGACAGCCAAGAAGACCTGGGCCGAGCCCCGGGAACCAAACACGTGAGCTTCCGTGAGGAAGAACAGGAAGCGGAAAAAGCCCATCGTGTGGCTGCGGTGCTGAAGTTGCCCAAAGCCAACGAATCTTTCAGCAATGATTCCAGACCTTCCTCAAGGGCTCAGTCCAGCCCGTCGCAGGCATCGCAAGGCACTCCATCCCGGCTTCCACTTCTGGCATGTGACTCAGTCAGACTTCTCAGGCGCAGGGCTaagaagagcaggcagaaagaacCTGAGGAGATGGAAGCATCAACATCTCAGGCTGAGGCCAGCCAGCCGCAGGAGTCctctgctgacagagctggattTCTGCCACCGATAAACGAAGAAACACAGTCTCCTCAGCGTCAGCCTCCAAACAGCAAAGCCCCATCGCGCAGGAAGGGCACACACTACCCACGCTGA
- the LOC121108740 gene encoding uncharacterized protein LOC121108740 isoform X1, with product MCGTIWNLSANLGCPFPPPFLPFSLQKWRGAVPRGWEQQPAGCQRSNRALQRTEGRNRDGRSFLPYRRMDPAHPWSGAGQGGKRKASAERGAEPNGKIYAKAVQEVLLERAHLQAGGLPTTAGPSTGGRPSPAVCPRSVSKSLAGCKRKGLEEAKPTAAQLPANKRVRGPSGDSVPAPAAHPGPAAARSSKLRARRRQEKERRGESMKAALRAAAARAEASAVNSLVEMMQKLQLKD from the exons ATGTGTGGCACGATCTGGAACCTCTCTGCAAACCTTGGCTGCCCGTTCCCACCACcgtttctccctttctctcttcagaagtggCGCGGTGCGGTTCCCCgcggttgggagcagcagccagcaggctgccagagatccAACCGCGCCTTGCAGCGCACAGAGGGACGCAACAGGGACGGACGGTCCTTCCTGCCATACAGAA GGATGGATCCTGCGCATCCatggagtggtgctgggcaagGGGGGAAACGGAAAGCCTCCGCAG AGAGAGGTGCCGAGCCCAACGGAAAGATCTACGCAAAAGCGGTGCAGGAAGTCCTTCTGGAGagagctcatctccaggctggaggGCTTCCTACaacagcaggtcccagcacagggggaagaCCTTCCCCTGCCGTGTGCCCCCGCTCTGTCTCCAAGTCCTTGGCTGGATGTAAACGCAAGGGCTTGGAAGAAGCGAAGCCAACAGCAGCGCAGCTGCCTGCTAACAAAAGAGTGAGGGGGCCGAGCGGAGACAGcgtgccagctccagcagcacaccctgggcctgctgcagcgCGGAGCTCCAAGCTAAGAg CGAGAAGACgccaagagaaagagaggagaggggaatcgatgaaggctgccctcagagctgccgCTGCACGTGCAGAG GCCTCCGCAGTGAACAGCcttgtggagatgatgcagaagctgcagctgaaggactga